In Arachis stenosperma cultivar V10309 chromosome 1, arast.V10309.gnm1.PFL2, whole genome shotgun sequence, one DNA window encodes the following:
- the LOC130940037 gene encoding microtubule-associated protein RP/EB family member 1B-like, which translates to MASNIGMMDSAYFVGRNEILTWINSTLHLNLSRIEEAASGAVQCQMMDMTYPGVVPMHKVNFDAKTEYDMIQNYKILQDVFNKLKIDKHIEVNRLVKGRPLDNLEFLQWLKRYCDSVNGGIMNENYNPVERRCKGGKDRNLRCSIKGSKSLQTNIVNHSGSGTTLNSNPTSGAKQIRPSGVENEANSSPEIEALSQQVADLKIAMGHLEKERDFYFAKLRDIEILCQASEVDNNPMTVATKKILYADDAKESALDEALGYLNQTLNAVQDEAETEA; encoded by the exons ATGGCTTCCAATATTGGAATGATGGACAGCGCCTACTTTGTCGGCAGGAATGAGATTCTCACTTGGATCAACTCCACTCTCCATCTCAATCTCTCTCGCATCGAGGAg GCTGCATCTGGTGCTGTTCAATGCCAGATGATGGACATGACATATCCAGGTGTTGTTCCAATGCACAAG GTGAACTTTGATGCAAAGACAGAGTATGATATGATCCAGAATTACAAAATTCTGCAGGATGTGTTCAACAAGCTGAAAATTGACAAG CATATCGAAGTTAACAGGCTTGTTAAAGGCCGACCTCTGGATAACTTGGAGTTCCTGCAATGGTTGAAACGTTACTGTGATTCAGTGAATGGTGGCATTATGAATGA GAACTATAATCCTGTGGAACGAAGGTGTAAGGGTGGAAAGGACCGAAATCTAAGGTGTTCTATAAAGGGCTCAAAATCATTGCAGACAAACATTGTGAATCATTCTGGTTCAGGCACCACACTCAATTCTAATCCAACATCTG GGGCCAAGCAAATCAGGCCAAGTGGAGTAGAAAATGAAGCTAATTCGTCACCAGAGATTGAGGCTTTGTCCCAACAG GTTGCTGATCTCAAAATTGCTATGGGTCACCTGGAAAAAGAAAGAGACTTTTACTTTGCAAAACTACGGGATATAGAAATCCTTTGTCAGGCTTCAGAAGTGGATAATAATCCT ATGACTGTAGCAACTAAGAAGATTTTGTATGCTGATGATGCAAAGGAATCGGCACTAGATGAAGCTCTAGGTTACCTTAACCAAACTTTGAATGCTGTCCAAGATGAAGCAGAAACTGAAG